A stretch of Paludisphaera borealis DNA encodes these proteins:
- a CDS encoding C-terminal binding protein codes for MPSPGRFNVLVADFLDETLVEVPILDDVATLSLGRAMNETELVPLLPQADAIILFHDIPRFSETSFEVAERCRCIVRAGVGFNNVDLDAATRHGVQICNVPDYGTEEVADHAIMFLLALARRMLPCHDAIRGGLWNYTTALGTPRLRGKTLGLIGCGRIGAATALRAKAFGLNVVFYDPHLPEGVDKALGIHRAHRLEELLEQSDFVSLHCYLDESTHHIINPATIARMRAGSILVNTARGGCVDVAALLDGLESGRIGFAGLDVVEVEPLDDARLRNHPRVLLSPHSAFYSVEGFVELRSKAAKEVRRVLLGESPRNPVNRPGPRQD; via the coding sequence ATGCCCAGCCCCGGCCGATTCAACGTACTCGTCGCCGATTTCCTCGATGAGACCCTGGTCGAAGTGCCGATCCTCGACGACGTGGCGACGCTCAGTCTTGGTCGGGCGATGAACGAAACGGAGCTGGTGCCTCTGCTGCCTCAGGCCGATGCGATCATCCTCTTCCACGACATCCCGCGGTTCAGCGAGACGAGTTTCGAAGTCGCCGAACGGTGCCGCTGCATCGTGCGAGCGGGCGTCGGATTCAACAACGTTGATCTCGACGCGGCGACGAGGCACGGCGTGCAGATCTGCAACGTGCCCGACTACGGCACCGAAGAGGTCGCCGACCACGCCATCATGTTCCTTCTCGCGCTGGCGCGGCGGATGTTGCCCTGCCACGACGCCATTCGAGGCGGATTGTGGAACTACACGACCGCCCTCGGCACGCCCCGACTACGAGGCAAAACGCTGGGGTTGATCGGCTGCGGCCGGATCGGCGCCGCCACGGCGCTTCGCGCCAAGGCCTTCGGGCTCAACGTGGTCTTCTACGACCCTCATCTTCCCGAGGGTGTCGACAAGGCGCTGGGAATCCACCGCGCCCACCGGCTTGAGGAATTGCTCGAGCAAAGCGATTTCGTCAGTCTGCATTGCTACCTGGACGAGTCGACGCACCACATCATCAATCCGGCGACGATCGCGCGGATGCGGGCCGGCTCGATCCTGGTCAATACGGCCCGTGGCGGCTGCGTGGACGTCGCCGCGTTGCTCGACGGCCTGGAATCCGGCCGGATCGGCTTCGCTGGACTCGACGTCGTCGAGGTCGAGCCTCTCGACGACGCCCGGCTCCGCAACCATCCGCGCGTCTTGCTCTCACCCCACTCGGCCTTTTACAGCGTCGAGGGGTTTGTCGAACTCCGTTCGAAAGCGGCCAAGGAAGTCCGTCGCGTCTTGCTCGGCGAGAGCCCCCGGAACCCCGTCAATCGCCCCGGACCGCGCCAGGACTGA
- a CDS encoding glucuronate isomerase, producing the protein MTAENPTVRPLESAARELMEEMSRWPIFDPHSHIDPRRPAARNFDEVLGYHYYTELAHASGMPTERVDSALDPRTRAQNLAEHLSAVDNTVQYSWLVEIARTFHQFPHDRITPANVGGLFDKALHENDGPSWDLHVWKQSRLEAVFLTNEFDDDLEGWDASAYIPCLRTDDLVLKLHEPRTVERLRRTTNVDVIDLASLRQAITVLFDRFTKKGARACAISLPPDFVPHRAAPRRAVTPVRRAIQGLDLRPDEHSEIRATVFWMLAEHCAEFKLPFDLMIGPIRNVYPAGVAGGRDLFDRRVSLYDYRDLFNHFASVVFPVSTLSPDAGAELVAYSWIFPNVLPMGHWWYSNVPAFIAADLKARIQALPKVKLLGYYSDAYKLEFILPKFNMYRRILAETLAGEAIGKQGWTIDRALELARLVLLDNPRRVFGMKPQGSRS; encoded by the coding sequence ATGACAGCAGAAAACCCCACCGTCCGACCTCTCGAATCCGCGGCCCGAGAACTGATGGAGGAGATGAGCCGCTGGCCGATCTTCGACCCTCATTCCCATATCGACCCTCGTCGACCCGCGGCTCGCAACTTCGATGAGGTGCTAGGATACCATTATTATACCGAGCTGGCCCACGCCTCCGGGATGCCGACCGAACGAGTCGACTCCGCGCTCGATCCTCGGACCCGCGCCCAGAACCTGGCCGAGCACCTCTCGGCCGTCGACAACACGGTCCAGTATTCGTGGCTCGTCGAGATCGCGCGGACGTTTCATCAATTCCCGCACGATCGGATCACCCCGGCGAACGTGGGCGGACTGTTCGACAAAGCTCTTCACGAGAACGACGGCCCGTCGTGGGACCTGCACGTCTGGAAGCAGAGCCGGCTCGAAGCGGTTTTCCTGACCAACGAGTTCGACGACGATCTGGAAGGTTGGGACGCCTCGGCCTACATTCCCTGCCTGCGCACCGACGACCTCGTCCTCAAGCTCCACGAGCCCCGGACCGTCGAGCGGCTCCGCCGGACCACGAACGTCGACGTGATCGATCTGGCCAGTCTCCGCCAGGCGATCACCGTGCTGTTCGATCGCTTCACGAAGAAGGGAGCGCGAGCCTGCGCGATCAGCCTGCCTCCCGATTTCGTTCCTCACCGCGCGGCCCCCCGGCGGGCCGTCACTCCGGTGCGGCGGGCGATCCAGGGGCTCGACCTCCGTCCCGACGAGCACTCCGAGATCCGCGCCACGGTGTTCTGGATGCTGGCCGAGCACTGCGCCGAGTTCAAACTACCGTTCGACCTGATGATCGGCCCGATCCGCAACGTCTACCCGGCGGGCGTCGCCGGCGGCCGCGACCTGTTTGACCGCCGGGTGAGCCTCTACGACTACCGCGACCTGTTCAACCACTTCGCCTCGGTCGTGTTTCCGGTCTCGACGCTCTCTCCCGACGCGGGGGCCGAGCTCGTGGCCTACTCGTGGATCTTCCCCAACGTGCTGCCCATGGGCCACTGGTGGTATTCGAACGTGCCCGCGTTCATCGCGGCCGACCTCAAGGCGCGGATTCAGGCGCTCCCCAAGGTCAAGCTGCTGGGCTATTACTCGGATGCGTACAAGCTCGAATTCATTCTTCCCAAGTTCAATATGTACCGTCGCATTCTGGCCGAGACGCTGGCCGGGGAGGCGATCGGCAAGCAAGGTTGGACCATCGATCGGGCGTTGGAACTGGCGCGACTCGTCCTGCTCGACAATCCTCGACGGGTTTTCGGCATGAAGCCTCAAGGATCGCGGTCTTGA
- a CDS encoding phosphopantothenoylcysteine decarboxylase yields the protein MKVVVTGGGTSAPIDDVRVITNVSTGRTAAAITECCLERGAEVWHIHTPSAQLPFLRSAGFNLDAADPRREHERLDRLQVKWRSVGDRLHLRPLEVGTVAEYADALRIVLTTQDVDLAFLPMAVSDYEPEPHEGKISSKRDELSIPCKRTPKVIRAVRDWSPTVYLVGFKLQSNVDRDELIRQAHDACLINRADLTVANDLTDVKAGRHTLYLVRPGRPTALLEPGADLTDRLVEHVWEWAKK from the coding sequence ATGAAGGTGGTCGTGACCGGCGGCGGAACCTCCGCCCCCATCGACGATGTGCGCGTGATCACGAACGTCTCGACCGGACGAACGGCGGCGGCGATCACCGAGTGCTGCCTCGAACGCGGGGCCGAAGTCTGGCACATCCACACCCCATCGGCCCAGCTTCCGTTCCTCCGCTCCGCCGGCTTCAACCTCGACGCAGCCGACCCCCGCCGCGAGCACGAACGGTTGGATCGATTGCAAGTGAAATGGCGGTCGGTGGGCGACCGACTGCACCTGCGGCCTCTGGAGGTCGGGACCGTCGCCGAGTACGCGGACGCCCTCCGAATCGTGCTGACGACCCAGGACGTCGACCTGGCGTTTCTGCCAATGGCCGTCTCCGACTACGAGCCGGAACCCCACGAGGGAAAGATCAGCTCGAAGCGCGACGAGTTGTCGATCCCCTGCAAGCGGACGCCCAAGGTGATCCGCGCGGTCCGCGACTGGTCGCCGACGGTCTACCTCGTCGGCTTCAAGCTGCAATCGAACGTCGACCGGGACGAGCTGATCCGCCAGGCCCACGACGCCTGCCTGATCAACCGCGCCGATTTGACCGTCGCCAACGACCTGACCGACGTTAAGGCGGGTCGGCACACCCTGTATCTGGTCCGTCCCGGCCGACCGACCGCGCTCCTCGAACCGGGCGCCGACCTGACCGACCGCCTGGTCGAGCACGTTTGGGAGTGGGCGAAGAAATGA
- a CDS encoding efflux RND transporter periplasmic adaptor subunit gives MASADRLKRRSRLRVGVRIAAASAVFAMCWAYASGLPGGAQSQPLESVEWAFVTRADLDTTVVAGGDLQAVKETVVSCQVEDLADSDGFLIVSLIPNGTPVKKGDELCRLDSSQLEETARLEEIEVNQTRSTHTQARLAVEIAKTALQEYQEGQIRILTQEYEGKIALARSDLKRQEDRLAWTETMFGKGYVSKGQMLSDRQTLARTRHELRTTEGELEVFRHFQAPKEIVAFKNEITIAEKNLAFASDRLNVAEERLAYCRKQITNCTIRAPHDGVVVHANRGYWWSRKLEPGMRVYQEQKMFKLPDLSNMEVLVSVHETMGPRVKVGMKAGVRVASLNNRVLPATVVAISQFPVENDREWDERLRHYVTRVRLDKTPPRILPFMSAIVEIDTGRVADALVIPVEAMSVVDGRPSCNVVGRNGRERRVIATRHATKDLVEVVEGLSEGERVEIGPGETRA, from the coding sequence ATGGCGAGCGCGGACCGGTTGAAGAGGCGGTCGAGGCTCAGGGTCGGCGTGCGGATCGCGGCGGCCTCGGCCGTGTTCGCCATGTGCTGGGCGTACGCGAGCGGGCTGCCGGGAGGGGCGCAGTCGCAGCCGCTCGAATCCGTCGAATGGGCCTTCGTGACTCGGGCCGACCTGGACACGACGGTCGTCGCCGGCGGCGACCTCCAGGCGGTCAAGGAGACGGTCGTTTCCTGCCAGGTGGAAGACCTCGCCGATTCCGACGGCTTCCTGATCGTAAGCTTGATTCCCAACGGCACTCCGGTGAAGAAGGGGGACGAACTCTGCCGGCTTGATTCCTCGCAGCTCGAAGAAACGGCTCGTTTGGAGGAAATTGAGGTCAACCAGACCCGGTCCACGCACACCCAGGCTCGCCTGGCGGTCGAGATCGCCAAGACCGCGTTGCAAGAATATCAGGAGGGGCAGATCCGCATTCTGACCCAGGAATACGAAGGCAAGATCGCCCTGGCGAGGTCTGACCTCAAGCGGCAAGAGGATCGCCTGGCCTGGACCGAGACGATGTTCGGCAAAGGATACGTCTCGAAGGGCCAGATGTTGTCCGACAGGCAGACCCTGGCGAGGACGAGGCACGAACTCCGCACGACGGAGGGGGAACTGGAGGTCTTCCGCCACTTCCAGGCTCCCAAGGAAATCGTGGCGTTTAAGAACGAGATCACGATCGCCGAGAAGAACCTCGCGTTCGCGAGTGATCGGCTGAACGTGGCGGAAGAGCGGCTCGCGTACTGTCGCAAGCAGATCACGAACTGCACGATTCGCGCCCCGCACGACGGCGTCGTCGTCCATGCGAACCGAGGATACTGGTGGTCCAGGAAGCTCGAGCCGGGGATGCGCGTCTACCAGGAACAGAAGATGTTCAAGCTGCCCGACCTCAGCAACATGGAGGTCCTCGTCTCGGTCCACGAGACGATGGGGCCGCGCGTCAAGGTCGGCATGAAGGCCGGCGTCCGCGTCGCTTCGCTGAACAATCGGGTTCTGCCCGCCACGGTCGTCGCCATCAGCCAGTTCCCGGTCGAGAACGACAGGGAATGGGATGAACGGCTGCGACACTACGTGACGCGGGTGCGGCTCGACAAGACGCCGCCAAGGATCTTGCCGTTCATGTCGGCCATCGTCGAGATCGACACCGGACGAGTCGCCGACGCGCTCGTCATTCCGGTCGAAGCCATGTCGGTCGTCGACGGCCGCCCCTCATGCAACGTCGTCGGCCGCAACGGCCGCGAGCGCCGGGTCATCGCCACCCGCCATGCAACGAAGGATCTCGTGGAAGTCGTCGAAGGCCTGAGTGAAGGCGAGCGCGTCGAGATCGGCCCCGGCGAGACCCGCGCATGA
- a CDS encoding isocitrate/isopropylmalate family dehydrogenase: MNRPTYRVTELLGDGIGGELSQAIHRLAEALPVRVEFIPVDLRVENRRARGKILYDEAVELINTTKVALKHPTATTEESPNAVLRRKLDLSVIHRPVYTIPGVPTNFRRELDLDIVRIATGGTYDDPGRMIGDDGAVSLRIVERRPVREAARYAFNLARKTNKIVTTASKYTIQKATDGLFEKVANEVADQFPEVPHTIELFDALLGKVIMSPQKFQIVLVLNEYGDFLSDMACGLAGSLGIGASANLGFDAGAVVRVALFDAAHGTAPDIAGKNLANPTAIFLAFAMLLYQIGEISLGQAVKNATLDLLREGVRTPDLGGAESTESFTEAVANEVVQRVATKTRPPAAKSDAPSDPGL; this comes from the coding sequence ATGAACCGCCCGACATATCGCGTCACGGAACTGCTTGGCGACGGCATCGGCGGCGAGCTGTCGCAGGCGATCCATCGCCTGGCCGAGGCGCTGCCCGTCCGCGTAGAGTTCATTCCGGTCGATCTACGGGTCGAGAATCGCCGGGCGCGCGGCAAGATCCTCTACGACGAGGCCGTGGAGCTGATCAATACAACCAAGGTGGCCCTCAAGCACCCGACGGCCACGACCGAGGAGAGTCCCAACGCGGTCCTCCGGCGCAAGCTCGACCTCTCGGTGATCCACCGGCCGGTCTACACGATCCCCGGGGTCCCCACCAACTTCCGCCGCGAACTCGACCTGGACATCGTCCGGATCGCGACCGGAGGGACGTACGACGACCCCGGTCGGATGATCGGCGACGACGGCGCGGTGAGCCTGCGAATCGTCGAGCGCCGGCCGGTCCGCGAGGCGGCCCGCTACGCGTTCAACCTCGCCCGCAAGACGAACAAGATCGTCACGACCGCGTCGAAATACACGATCCAAAAGGCCACCGACGGCCTGTTCGAGAAGGTCGCCAACGAGGTGGCCGACCAGTTCCCCGAGGTGCCGCACACGATCGAGCTGTTCGACGCCCTGCTCGGCAAGGTGATCATGAGTCCGCAGAAGTTCCAGATCGTCCTGGTGCTCAACGAGTACGGCGACTTCCTCTCGGACATGGCCTGCGGCCTGGCGGGGTCGCTGGGCATCGGCGCGAGCGCCAATCTGGGATTCGACGCCGGCGCCGTGGTTCGCGTCGCGCTGTTCGACGCCGCTCACGGCACCGCGCCGGACATCGCCGGCAAGAACCTGGCGAACCCCACCGCGATTTTTCTGGCCTTTGCCATGCTGCTCTACCAGATCGGCGAAATCAGCCTGGGCCAGGCCGTGAAAAACGCGACCCTCGACCTGCTTCGCGAGGGAGTGCGCACCCCCGATTTGGGCGGCGCGGAATCGACCGAGTCGTTCACCGAAGCCGTGGCGAACGAGGTCGTCCAGCGGGTGGCGACCAAGACGCGTCCCCCGGCCGCCAAATCCGACGCCCCTTCCGACCCCGGCCTGTGA
- a CDS encoding amino acid permease has product MSAGENASKPTQRRGPTTSQVLVVTSVMFTFISFWRTAAIVLCDLAGTAFYIGGIVESQIGRSAPWFILGVMVFSYAVRSVYIESCAMFVRGGVYKIVKEALGGGMARLAVSALLFDYILTGPINGVTAGQYAIGLINDLLDLGPASVLIQYQNLVSSLIAIVITLYFWRVNTKGIHESSDQALRIMGATTVMAVILIGWCFVTLAVKPETRTLPPIMPDLSRKIDVEGKPILDPFGKQVDPLGYLGHTSIGESLHPGEMTGNWWSLLGAFGLVVAFGHSMLAMSGEETLAQVYREVESPKLTNFKRAAFVVFLYSLLLTSLISFLAVMIIPDGVRMSQYSGNLIGGLAMNVVGPQWARLGLNALVVIVGSLILSGAVNTAIVGSNGVLNRVSEDGVLPDWFLKPHPKYGTSSRLINLVVVLQIVTIVLSQGNVLTLGEAYAFGVVWSFVFMSMSMLILRFKRPGAREYEVPMNFRVGRYDVPVGLALIFLVLAASAVANLLTKEVATVSGILFTAAFYAVFWITERLRRHRRGAGLHEHLEQFNQQEADQVSAPALRLTKPYRKLVAIRSPHNLGMLKKCLDETDPETTEVVVMTASVVPKGSGDYEPTITDYDRQLLTAVVTLAESAGKPVKPLIIPTNEPFYALAQTAKTIGAQELIMGMSNKYNPEDQLDQIALYWLNVCGAKPEPLSIRVLGPSRDVRLDIAGGSQIPRAGAAGSGESAQLIADLRRGWHGVERLLLAYDGSPLSADFLDTVMSFLDPAIEVTLLNVSEEAGSNEEGAVTEEEAFQTVERGAQRASELGRRIAYKVARGEPGQEIVREAVEGKFDAIFMSLRGVYRRGDTTAFASNTRFVLENAPCRVILGFAPKTIPAPAPAPASVANDGG; this is encoded by the coding sequence ATGTCCGCCGGAGAGAACGCCAGCAAGCCGACCCAGCGCCGAGGCCCCACGACAAGCCAGGTGTTGGTCGTCACCAGCGTCATGTTCACGTTCATCTCGTTCTGGCGGACGGCCGCGATCGTCCTCTGCGATCTCGCCGGAACGGCCTTCTACATCGGCGGCATCGTCGAGTCGCAGATCGGCAGGTCCGCCCCCTGGTTCATCCTGGGGGTGATGGTGTTCAGCTACGCCGTGCGCAGCGTCTACATCGAGAGCTGCGCGATGTTCGTCCGCGGCGGCGTGTACAAGATCGTCAAGGAGGCGCTAGGGGGAGGCATGGCCCGTCTGGCGGTCTCGGCCCTCCTTTTTGATTATATCCTGACCGGTCCGATCAACGGCGTGACCGCCGGCCAATACGCCATCGGTCTGATCAACGACCTGTTGGACCTGGGACCGGCGAGCGTCCTCATCCAGTACCAGAACCTCGTGTCGTCGTTGATCGCCATTGTCATCACGCTCTATTTCTGGCGGGTGAACACCAAGGGCATCCACGAATCGAGCGACCAGGCGTTGCGGATCATGGGTGCGACGACCGTCATGGCCGTAATCCTGATCGGTTGGTGCTTCGTGACGTTGGCGGTCAAACCGGAGACGCGCACGCTCCCGCCGATCATGCCGGACCTGTCGCGCAAGATCGACGTCGAGGGCAAGCCGATTCTCGACCCGTTCGGCAAGCAGGTCGATCCCCTGGGATACCTGGGCCACACGTCGATCGGCGAATCGCTGCATCCGGGTGAGATGACCGGCAATTGGTGGAGCTTGCTGGGAGCCTTCGGGCTGGTGGTCGCCTTCGGCCACTCGATGTTGGCCATGAGCGGCGAAGAGACCCTGGCGCAGGTCTATCGCGAGGTCGAGAGTCCCAAGCTCACGAATTTCAAACGCGCGGCATTCGTCGTCTTCCTCTACAGTTTATTGCTCACGTCGCTGATCAGTTTCCTGGCGGTGATGATCATCCCCGACGGGGTTCGGATGTCGCAGTACAGCGGCAACCTGATCGGCGGCCTGGCGATGAACGTGGTAGGGCCGCAGTGGGCGCGGCTGGGGCTCAACGCGCTGGTCGTGATCGTCGGCTCGTTGATCCTCTCGGGCGCGGTGAATACGGCGATCGTGGGGTCCAACGGCGTGCTCAATCGCGTCTCCGAAGACGGCGTGCTGCCCGACTGGTTCCTCAAACCGCACCCGAAGTACGGCACCAGTTCGCGGCTGATCAACCTGGTGGTCGTGCTCCAGATCGTCACCATCGTCTTGAGCCAAGGCAACGTGCTCACGCTCGGCGAGGCGTACGCCTTCGGCGTCGTCTGGAGCTTCGTGTTCATGTCGATGTCGATGCTCATCCTCCGGTTCAAGCGTCCGGGCGCCCGCGAGTACGAAGTCCCCATGAACTTCCGGGTCGGGCGCTACGACGTCCCGGTGGGCCTGGCGTTGATCTTCCTAGTCCTCGCCGCCTCGGCCGTTGCGAACCTGCTGACCAAGGAAGTCGCGACGGTCTCCGGGATCTTGTTCACCGCGGCCTTCTACGCAGTCTTCTGGATCACTGAACGGCTCCGCCGCCACCGCCGGGGCGCGGGGCTTCACGAGCACCTGGAGCAGTTCAATCAGCAGGAGGCCGATCAGGTGTCAGCCCCCGCGCTGCGGCTGACCAAGCCGTATCGCAAGCTGGTGGCGATCCGGTCGCCGCACAACCTGGGGATGCTCAAGAAGTGCCTCGACGAGACCGATCCCGAGACGACCGAGGTCGTGGTGATGACGGCCTCCGTGGTGCCCAAGGGAAGCGGCGACTATGAACCGACGATCACCGACTACGACCGCCAGCTCTTGACGGCCGTCGTCACCCTGGCCGAAAGCGCCGGCAAACCGGTCAAGCCCCTGATCATCCCCACCAACGAGCCGTTCTACGCCCTGGCCCAGACCGCCAAGACGATCGGCGCGCAGGAATTGATCATGGGCATGTCCAACAAGTACAACCCGGAAGACCAGCTCGACCAGATCGCCCTGTACTGGCTGAACGTCTGCGGTGCCAAGCCCGAACCGCTGTCGATCCGCGTCCTCGGGCCGTCGCGCGACGTCCGCCTGGACATCGCCGGCGGCAGCCAGATCCCCAGGGCGGGCGCGGCCGGGAGCGGCGAGTCGGCCCAGTTGATCGCCGACTTGCGGCGAGGCTGGCACGGCGTCGAGCGGCTGCTCCTGGCCTATGACGGCAGCCCGCTGAGCGCCGACTTCCTGGACACGGTCATGAGCTTCCTCGATCCGGCGATCGAGGTCACGCTGCTGAACGTCTCCGAGGAGGCGGGCTCCAATGAAGAAGGGGCGGTGACCGAGGAGGAGGCATTCCAGACCGTCGAACGTGGGGCCCAGCGCGCCAGTGAGCTCGGCCGGCGGATCGCCTACAAGGTCGCCCGCGGCGAGCCCGGCCAGGAAATCGTCCGCGAGGCGGTCGAGGGCAAGTTCGACGCGATCTTCATGAGCCTTCGCGGCGTCTACCGCCGGGGCGACACGACGGCGTTCGCGTCGAACACGCGTTTCGTCCTCGAAAACGCACCATGCCGCGTCATTCTCGGCTTCGCCCCCAAGACCATCCCCGCCCCCGCTCCGGCCCCCGCCTCCGTGGCTAACGACGGCGGCTGA
- a CDS encoding diacylglycerol/lipid kinase family protein has protein sequence MTHSVGANQEEGPPAPRDASAAVTKAGWVGVVVNRSSGKGSGPRLVERLADALGDYQLGAKIAWTPAERKAMVARADGDPSCRCLVVVGGDGTVSALVNEKLSVPLTVLRAGTENLAAQHFELRGNPRWLAHTIATGKAVPVDLGRANGRRFILMTGFGFDGDVVTRHHDMRTSRTGAIRTTHRAAYVEPILRSSLSYRFPEITARIEDPGAEETLVGTTVFVFNLPRYALGLPFAPDASQDDGFLDLVVFRDPGPLQALYYLWKVVIGTHLDHPGVYHRRVRRVNLTASGTVPVQLDGDPAGYLLPVAVANSAVPSHSTSGLTAATTRDHWTIEAVPGAVQVLVAETPASGVNGVALASERGFR, from the coding sequence ATGACGCATTCCGTCGGCGCGAACCAGGAAGAAGGACCGCCGGCCCCGCGCGACGCTTCGGCAGCCGTCACGAAGGCCGGCTGGGTCGGCGTGGTCGTCAATCGAAGCTCCGGCAAGGGCTCGGGCCCGCGGTTGGTTGAGCGATTGGCCGACGCGCTGGGCGACTACCAGCTCGGCGCCAAGATCGCCTGGACGCCCGCGGAACGCAAGGCGATGGTCGCCAGGGCGGACGGCGACCCTTCTTGCCGCTGCCTCGTGGTCGTCGGCGGCGACGGCACCGTCTCGGCGCTCGTCAATGAGAAGCTTTCCGTCCCCCTCACCGTCCTCCGCGCCGGCACCGAGAACCTCGCCGCCCAGCATTTCGAGCTGCGGGGAAACCCGAGATGGCTGGCGCACACCATCGCGACGGGCAAGGCGGTCCCGGTCGATCTCGGCCGCGCCAACGGCCGCCGGTTCATCCTGATGACCGGCTTCGGGTTCGATGGCGACGTCGTCACCCGCCATCATGATATGCGGACCTCACGCACCGGCGCGATCCGGACGACCCACCGCGCGGCCTACGTCGAGCCGATCCTGCGGTCGAGTCTCTCGTATCGGTTTCCCGAGATCACCGCCCGGATCGAGGACCCGGGGGCCGAAGAGACGCTCGTCGGAACGACGGTCTTCGTCTTCAACCTACCGCGCTACGCTCTCGGGCTCCCTTTCGCCCCCGACGCCAGCCAGGACGACGGCTTCCTCGACCTCGTCGTCTTCCGCGACCCCGGCCCGCTCCAGGCGCTTTACTATCTATGGAAGGTCGTCATCGGCACCCATCTCGATCACCCGGGCGTATATCACCGTCGCGTCCGCCGGGTCAACCTCACGGCGAGCGGTACCGTCCCCGTCCAGCTCGACGGCGATCCGGCGGGCTACCTACTGCCGGTCGCGGTCGCGAACAGCGCCGTCCCCTCCCACTCGACGAGCGGCTTAACGGCGGCCACGACCCGAGACCACTGGACGATCGAGGCCGTCCCCGGCGCCGTGCAGGTTCTGGTCGCCGAGACACCGGCTTCGGGCGTCAACGGAGTTGCGCTCGCCAGCGAGAGGGGCTTCCGCTAA
- the kdsA gene encoding 3-deoxy-8-phosphooctulonate synthase produces the protein MEVVPNPVSVGPVQIGRGKPLVLIAGPCVMEPNDMTMRIAVRLVAICGELNVPLIYKASFDKANRTSGSSFRGPGLEEGMNVFRRVKAETGLPVTTDVHETHQAAPIAQVVDLLQVPSFLSRQTDLLEAVAATRRPVNVKKGQFMAPWDMANVVAKLQSFGASGTVLTERGTTFGYGRLVNDFRAIPQMQASGAPVVFDATHSVQLPSAGEGGKTTAGQREMIPTLAKAAVAAGCDALFLEVHPDPDRACSDGPNSLQIEDLPSLLRVCLRIREAISA, from the coding sequence ATGGAAGTCGTCCCCAATCCGGTTTCGGTCGGTCCCGTGCAAATCGGTCGCGGCAAGCCCTTAGTCCTGATCGCCGGCCCCTGCGTGATGGAGCCGAACGACATGACGATGCGGATCGCCGTCCGCCTGGTCGCGATCTGCGGCGAGTTGAACGTCCCGCTGATCTACAAGGCGTCGTTCGACAAGGCGAACCGGACATCGGGGTCGAGTTTTCGGGGCCCCGGACTTGAGGAAGGCATGAACGTCTTCCGGCGGGTGAAAGCCGAGACCGGCCTGCCCGTCACCACCGACGTCCACGAAACGCATCAGGCCGCGCCGATCGCCCAGGTGGTCGACTTGCTCCAGGTCCCCTCCTTCCTCTCCCGCCAGACCGACCTGCTGGAAGCCGTGGCCGCGACTCGACGGCCCGTGAACGTCAAGAAGGGCCAGTTCATGGCCCCCTGGGACATGGCGAACGTCGTCGCCAAGCTCCAGTCGTTCGGCGCGTCGGGAACCGTCCTGACCGAGCGCGGGACGACCTTCGGCTACGGGCGGCTCGTCAACGACTTCCGGGCGATCCCCCAGATGCAGGCCTCCGGGGCTCCGGTGGTGTTCGACGCCACGCACTCGGTCCAGCTCCCCAGCGCCGGCGAAGGGGGCAAGACCACAGCGGGCCAGCGCGAAATGATTCCCACGCTGGCCAAGGCGGCGGTCGCAGCCGGCTGCGACGCCCTCTTCCTGGAAGTTCACCCGGACCCCGACCGCGCCTGTTCCGACGGCCCGAACTCATTGCAAATTGAGGACTTACCCTCGCTGCTGCGGGTCTGCCTGCGAATTCGCGAAGCGATTTCCGCGTAG